In Necator americanus strain Aroian chromosome IV, whole genome shotgun sequence, the following proteins share a genomic window:
- a CDS encoding hypothetical protein (NECATOR_CHRIV.G16067.T1), with translation MSALISITTQISSLQTTNVNCSKEHVQDFSFPTLTTTSRQHTYFFVILTELKPSVSISAVSFPMRKLEWDDMGVKVDGRQLHHLRFADDIVLVTPSISQAERMLTEFDETCGCIGLQLNLQRRCSCGTDSVRL, from the coding sequence ATGTCTGCTCTGATCTCGATTACCACTCAAATAAGTTCATTGCAAACTACGAATGTCAACTGCTCAAAAGAGCATGTTCaagacttttcttttcctacgtTAACAACAACCTCAAGGCAACATACATATTTCTTCGTGATTCTGACAGAGTTAAAGCCTTCGGTGAGTATTTCGGCAGTGTCTTTtccaatgcgaaagttggaatgggacgacatgggagtgaaggttgatggtcggcagctacaccatttgcgctttgctgatgacatcgtactggtaacacctagcatcagccaagcggaacgaatgctgaccgaattcgacgaaacatgtggatgtatcggtcttcagctgaatctacaaaggcgatgttcatgcggaacggatagTGTTCGGCTTTGa
- a CDS encoding hypothetical protein (NECATOR_CHRIV.G16067.T2) — protein MRKLEWDDMGVKVDGRQLHHLRFADDIVLVTPSISQAERMLTEFDETCGCIGLQLNLQRRCSCGTDSVRL, from the coding sequence atgcgaaagttggaatgggacgacatgggagtgaaggttgatggtcggcagctacaccatttgcgctttgctgatgacatcgtactggtaacacctagcatcagccaagcggaacgaatgctgaccgaattcgacgaaacatgtggatgtatcggtcttcagctgaatctacaaaggcgatgttcatgcggaacggatagTGTTCGGCTTTGa
- a CDS encoding hypothetical protein (NECATOR_CHRIV.G16066.T1) — MWAVLVLLWTYPSSILSILTRYCHLVWPLLRLRPLGQRPINIINCYSPTSAADESELDAFYEVLEEVVCNEESFYKEDLNAKLGRATEEEYKIRRSGLRDRNENVNRLAALLSAAPLFHGNFLFVKKNHRR, encoded by the coding sequence ATGtgggcggtgttggttttgttgtggaCCTATCCGTcatccatcttgtcgattctcacgagatacTGTCACCTTGTCTGGCCTCTTCTTCGTCTCCGCCCTCTGGGCCAAAGACCTATCaacatcatcaactgctactcaccaacatcagcagctgacgaatccgaattggacgcatTTTACGAGgtgctggaggaagtagtctgCAACGAGGAGTCCTTCTACAAAGAAGACTtgaacgcaaaactaggaagggctacagaagaggaatacaagATTAGAAGATCTGGACTAAgagaccggaatgaaaacgtCAATCGCCTCGCCgcgctgttgtccgccgctcccctctttcatgggaattttcttttcgtgaaaaaaaatcatcgtcgGTAG